GCAAGGAGACGGGCGAGATCCTCGACGTGCCGGCGCCGCTGATCGACGGCAAGCCGCTGGGCCTCTACCTCAAGGAGCAGATCGAGCGCGCCACCGGTTGGCAGGTCGACGAGCCCCAGTTCAGCCTCAGCGGCACCTCCCCGGCGGCCCGCCGCAGGTAGCCAGCCGCCTGGCGAAGCGAGCCCGGCCGCTCGGCCCGCGAGCACGGCCGCATCTCGCCGCCCTCCCGTCGCCCGGGACGCCGCTATCCTGTGCCAGATGGGCGGACACCGGCATGCATCCCGCGAGAAGGACCCCCCCGAGCGGGACCCTCGCGAGACCTACGACCGCGAGCAAGGCTCTGGCGAGACGGGCTCTCACGAGCAGGACGCCCGCGAGCTGGCCCGCCGCGAACAAGGCGTCTCCGCGCGGGCCTCTCGCGCCCCGAACGCCTCCCCGGAGGCCCCTCGCCAGCATGACCCCCTCGAGCAGCACTCCCATGACCAGGGAGCCGCGGCCGTCGAGCTGAGGGAGCTCGAGTCGATGGACGAGCTGCGGCCGCTCGAGCGCCTACAGCGTGAGGTATGGGGCATCGACGACCTCGAGGTCGTGCCTGCCACGGCGATGCGCGCCGCGGTGCATGCCGGCGGTCTGGTTGTGGGGGCCCTCGTGGCGGGCGAGGCGATCGGCTTCGCGTTCGGCTTCGTCTCCGCGCCGCACGGGCGGGGGATGAGCGGGACCGGCATGCACTCGCACATGGCCGCCGTACTGCCCGGGTTCCGGCGCCAGGGCGTCGGGCGCCGCCTGAAGCGGTACCAGGCGAGCTGGTGCGCGTCGCGGGGGCTGCGATGGATCAGCTGGACGTTCGATCCTCTGCGCGCCGAGAACGCGCGCTTCAACCTCGCCGTCCTCGGTGCGCGCTGCTACGAGTACCTCGCGGACCTCTATGGCCCCATGCCGGGCGCCTTGGGTGGCGGCATCGAGAGCGACAGGCTACTGGCCGTATGGGCGGTGGGCGGCGCGGACCGCGGGGCCGACCCGGCGGGGACCGAGGGCTCGGCGGGGCGTGCCGCGGCCGGCGCGAACCGAGGAGCCGGGAGCGGGGAACGGCGCGACGACCGCGGCGTCTGGCTGCTGCCTCCCGGCGACGAGCCGCAGGCGCCAGACGCTGCCGCCATCGAGACAGCGCTCGAGAGGAATAGGACGCTGCTCGTGGCGGTCCCCCCAGTGCGGCTCGACGTCTTCTCTCGGCCCGAGCTGGCGATGTCCTGGCGCGCGGCCCACCGGCTGAGCATGAAAGCGGCCCTGGACCGCGGGTGGGCGGCGACCGGCTTCCATGACGGCGCCTACGTCCTCGAGCCGGGCGCCCATC
The window above is part of the Trueperaceae bacterium genome. Proteins encoded here:
- a CDS encoding GNAT family N-acetyltransferase, translated to MGGHRHASREKDPPERDPRETYDREQGSGETGSHEQDARELARREQGVSARASRAPNASPEAPRQHDPLEQHSHDQGAAAVELRELESMDELRPLERLQREVWGIDDLEVVPATAMRAAVHAGGLVVGALVAGEAIGFAFGFVSAPHGRGMSGTGMHSHMAAVLPGFRRQGVGRRLKRYQASWCASRGLRWISWTFDPLRAENARFNLAVLGARCYEYLADLYGPMPGALGGGIESDRLLAVWAVGGADRGADPAGTEGSAGRAAAGANRGAGSGERRDDRGVWLLPPGDEPQAPDAAAIETALERNRTLLVAVPPVRLDVFSRPELAMSWRAAHRLSMKAALDRGWAATGFHDGAYVLEPGAHPQT